A genomic segment from Hyalangium minutum encodes:
- a CDS encoding 2,3,4,5-tetrahydropyridine-2,6-dicarboxylate N-succinyltransferase has protein sequence MSSLEALSQKVSEAFADRTKLKEADHVAAVRETLARLDAGELRVAEKGPEGWRVNAWVKEAILLFFAVSEMQVMEVGPFEFHDKVPLKKNLQAAGVRVVPPGVVRYGAFVEKGAVVMPGYVNIGARVGSGTMVDTWATVGSCAQVGRNVHLSGGVGLGGVLEPPTASPVIIEDGAFIGSRCIVVEGVVVEEEAVLGANVVLTASTQIIDVTGPEERIHKGRVPARSVVIPGMREKQFPAGKYGVPCALIIGQRTKSTDQKTSLNAALRDFAVPV, from the coding sequence ATGTCCTCCCTTGAAGCGCTGTCCCAGAAGGTGTCCGAGGCGTTTGCCGACCGGACGAAGCTGAAGGAAGCCGATCATGTGGCCGCCGTGCGCGAGACGCTGGCGCGCCTGGACGCGGGCGAGCTGCGCGTGGCCGAGAAGGGCCCGGAAGGTTGGCGCGTCAACGCCTGGGTGAAGGAAGCCATCCTCCTATTCTTCGCCGTGTCGGAGATGCAGGTGATGGAGGTAGGCCCCTTCGAGTTCCACGACAAGGTGCCGCTGAAGAAGAACCTGCAGGCCGCCGGCGTGCGCGTGGTGCCCCCGGGCGTGGTGCGCTACGGCGCCTTCGTGGAGAAGGGCGCGGTGGTGATGCCGGGCTACGTGAACATCGGCGCGCGCGTGGGCTCGGGCACCATGGTGGATACGTGGGCCACGGTGGGCAGTTGCGCTCAAGTGGGCCGCAACGTCCACCTGTCTGGTGGCGTGGGCCTGGGTGGGGTGCTCGAGCCGCCCACCGCCTCGCCCGTTATCATCGAGGATGGAGCCTTCATCGGCAGCCGCTGCATCGTCGTCGAGGGCGTGGTGGTCGAGGAGGAGGCGGTGCTTGGTGCCAACGTGGTGCTCACCGCATCCACGCAGATCATCGATGTCACCGGCCCCGAGGAGCGCATCCACAAGGGTCGCGTGCCCGCTCGCAGCGTGGTCATCCCCGGAATGCGCGAGAAGCAGTTCCCTGCCGGGAAGTATGGCGTGCCCTGCGCGTTGATCATCGGCCAGCGGACGAAGAGCACTGACCAGAAGACCAGCCTCAATGCCGCATTGAGAGACTTCGCTGTTCCCGTGTAG
- a CDS encoding dimethylsulfonioproprionate lyase family protein → MAHLDDILPELLLGTVDPSARQAAEQHLAGCEQCRAEVVRLSPGVEGLAALVVPSKPPPGVLARVVAEMEGPGRFARFSEKVAAFFDLTRERTRALLESLSDPDAWMPGPVEGVQLMPVETGPAKSGMLAAFVRLAPGVRFPRHTHHGHEWNLVLEGGFREDSGNEVWPGELLEKESGSAHDFVAIEGPACIAAALIDGVTSFD, encoded by the coding sequence ATGGCCCACCTGGACGACATTCTGCCGGAGCTGCTGCTGGGGACGGTGGACCCGTCGGCCCGGCAGGCGGCTGAACAGCACCTCGCGGGCTGTGAGCAGTGCCGCGCGGAGGTGGTCCGGTTGTCGCCTGGGGTGGAGGGGCTGGCGGCCCTGGTGGTGCCCAGCAAGCCCCCGCCAGGAGTGCTCGCGCGGGTGGTGGCCGAGATGGAGGGGCCTGGGCGCTTTGCCCGCTTCTCCGAGAAGGTCGCCGCGTTCTTCGACCTCACGCGCGAGCGGACGCGGGCGCTGCTGGAGTCCTTGAGTGACCCGGACGCATGGATGCCGGGCCCCGTGGAGGGGGTGCAGTTGATGCCGGTGGAGACGGGGCCGGCGAAGTCCGGGATGCTGGCGGCCTTCGTCCGGCTGGCGCCCGGCGTGCGCTTCCCGCGGCACACCCACCACGGTCATGAGTGGAACCTGGTCCTCGAGGGTGGGTTCCGCGAGGACTCGGGAAACGAAGTCTGGCCTGGCGAGCTCCTGGAGAAGGAGTCGGGCAGCGCGCACGACTTCGTGGCCATTGAGGGACCCGCCTGCATCGCCGCCGCCCTCATCGACGGAGTGACGAGCTTCGACTAA
- a CDS encoding SLATT domain-containing protein gives MANGKIAGSAGPSQKPEKNLQGLVLPVLSQPEQPEEVQELYRIVVDKGREAMGWYSRNMAIRKTWGQRLRMLAIFLTALASVTPILVQLLPNEQAYQKWGLLASVFAVMGATCVGLDNYFGASSGWMRYVSAYQEINSKLEALQFGWARLALMSPTMPKEQRLTAVLDLLQAFIIDVNATVRQETQDWMAEFKGHLAVLEQRMDAQRTALAAAPSAAYGAIKVQVDGSDNLRDSRWRVVLGTGKEIEGTGSSIGVATTLGPGLLSLRLEALLKDGRPLVTEDVTIIKAGEVTLHVFQVH, from the coding sequence ATGGCCAACGGGAAGATAGCGGGGAGCGCGGGTCCCAGTCAGAAGCCGGAGAAGAACCTCCAGGGATTGGTGCTCCCGGTCCTCTCGCAGCCTGAGCAGCCCGAAGAGGTTCAGGAGCTCTATCGCATCGTCGTGGACAAGGGCCGCGAGGCGATGGGTTGGTACTCGCGCAACATGGCGATCCGGAAGACGTGGGGCCAGCGGCTGCGCATGCTGGCCATCTTTCTGACCGCGCTGGCCAGCGTCACGCCCATCCTGGTGCAGCTGCTCCCTAACGAGCAGGCCTACCAGAAGTGGGGCCTGCTGGCCTCCGTGTTCGCGGTGATGGGCGCCACCTGCGTCGGTCTGGATAACTACTTCGGCGCCTCCTCAGGGTGGATGCGCTACGTGTCCGCCTATCAGGAGATCAACTCGAAGCTGGAGGCCTTGCAGTTCGGCTGGGCCCGGCTGGCATTGATGTCACCCACGATGCCCAAGGAGCAGCGGCTCACCGCGGTGCTGGATCTGCTCCAGGCCTTCATCATCGACGTCAACGCGACGGTGAGGCAGGAGACGCAGGACTGGATGGCTGAGTTCAAGGGCCACCTGGCGGTGCTGGAGCAGCGGATGGACGCGCAGCGCACCGCCCTGGCTGCCGCGCCCTCGGCCGCCTACGGCGCCATCAAGGTCCAGGTCGACGGCAGCGACAACCTCCGGGACAGCCGGTGGCGGGTGGTGCTCGGCACGGGCAAGGAAATCGAGGGCACGGGCTCCAGCATTGGCGTGGCGACGACGCTGGGCCCGGGGCTGCTGAGCCTGCGCCTGGAAGCCTTGCTGAAGGACGGCCGGCCGCTCGTGACGGAGGACGTGACGATCATCAAGGCGGGCGAGGTGACCCTCCACGTGTTCCAGGTGCACTGA